Proteins encoded together in one Lathyrus oleraceus cultivar Zhongwan6 chromosome 5, CAAS_Psat_ZW6_1.0, whole genome shotgun sequence window:
- the LOC127079424 gene encoding uncharacterized protein LOC127079424, protein MNPERRSIFQFKYKKVDLDSLKKLSIKVIKLTEFVDDYGRILSILNEKMEPMTIVTIAQFYDPPLCCFTFSDFQLAPTLEELERIVGRNLRDHDPFPKFNEGINAKRITSVLGLEVQLVISNWDKKGVFNGFSRWFLEEQAVKFEKDGKHKAFNVVLALLVYEIVLFPNLDSFVDHMAVRIFLSGNPIRFLLADIYYALHESHEKKGGTLLCCEQLLHAWFISHMPEKRPYTSKTLKPSQKLTSITVNHVKWYIRDWETLTIIVRIREFPNVLLIGTRGCINYNHMLSLMQHGYSMHGPPKAKALEPFILHDIDVDNPIVNKIKKSWKTIVRRGKEFEKRNVLMKDPYTRWVRERVQVVKLQFPFDPSIFPLVPESEPILPEDVEKLNAKIKELELENFELRIKLNRTTLENENLKDERQENDRDLEASNKRERTFKDKKDELDDIS, encoded by the coding sequence ATGAATCCTGAAAGAAGAAGCATATTTCAATTCAAGTACAAGAAAGTGGACCTTGACAGTTTGAAGAAGTTGAGCATCAAAGTGATTAAGCTCACTGAATTCGTGGACGATTATGGGAGGATTCTGAGTATTTTGAATGAAAAGATGGAACCAATGACAATTGTGACTATTGCTCAATTCTACGACCCACCTCTATGTTGTTTCACCTTTTCTGACTTCCAATtagctcctactttggaagaGTTAGAGAGAATTGTGGGCCGAAATTTGAGGGACCATGATCCATTTCCCAAGTTTAATGAAGGTATTAATGCCAAGAGAATAACTTCAGTTTTGGGTCTGGAGGTCCAATTGGTTATAAGTAATTGGGATAAGAAGGGAGTCTTCAATGGTTTTTCTAGATGGTTTTTGGAAGAACAAGCTGTGAAGTTTGAGAAAGATGGAAAACATAAAGCATTCAATGTCGTGCTAGCCCTATTGGTTTATGAGATAGTACTGTTTCCAAATCTCGACAGTTTCGTAGATCATATGGCCGTAAGAATCTTCCTCTCTGGTAATCCAATACGTTTTCTCCTAGCTGATATCTACTACGCCCTCCATGAGAGTCATGAGAAGAAAGGGGGAACCCTTTTGTGTTGCGAACAATTGTTGCATGCTTGGTTCATATCTCACATGCCCGAAAAAAGACCCTACACCTCCAAAACACTTAAACCCTCTCAGAAGTTAACTTCCATTACTGTCAACCATGTCAAATGGTATATCAGAGATTGGGAGACCCTGACTATTATTGTTAGAATCAGAGAATTTCCTAATGTACTTTTgatagggactaggggttgcatcaactacaaccaTATGTTATCCCTGATGCAACATGGTTACTCCATGCACGGACCTCCAAAAGCTAAAGCTTTAGAGCCTTTCATTTTGCATGACATTGATGTAGACAACCCAATTGTGAATAAGATTAAGAAATCTTGGAAAACAATTGTTAGAAGGGGTAAGGAGTTTGAAAAGAGGAATGTCCTTATGAAAGATCCTTACACTCGTTGGGTAAGAGAGAGAGTTCAAGTGGTTAAGCTCCAATTTCCATTTGATCCCTCTATTTTTCCTCTAGTTCCTGAGTCTGAACCTATACTACCTGAAGACGTTGAGAAGCTCAATGCCAAAATTAAGGAGCTTGAATTAGAAAACTTTGAGTTACGGATTAAGCTTAATAGAACCACTTTGGAAAATGAAAATCTGAAGGATGAACGTCAAGAGAATGACCGAGACCTTGAAGCTAGCAACAAGAGAGAAAGAACATTTAAAGACAAGAAGGATGAGCTTGATGATATCTCATAG